In the Bartonella apihabitans genome, TGTTTTGAAAGAAATGCGGGAAAATGATGGTCCGATCATGCTGAATGCATTTGGCGGGAAAATCACCACTTTCCGTAAATTGTCGGAAGATGCTCTCGTCTTTATCGAAAAAGCTTTGGGGAAACGCAAACCTGCATGGACTGCCGAAGTCAGCCTGCCGGGTGGCGATTTCCCGCACGATTCGCTTTCAGTCATGGAAGCGAGAGTAGCCAGTATTTTGCCGGATCTAGATGAAAAAACCCATCGCCGTCTGGCAAGGAATTATGGCACAGAAGCCCTGGAAATTTTTGACAATGGCAAAAAAGACAAGGGGCAACATTTTGGACATGGCCTTTATGAGGCCGAGGTTCAATGGATGATGCGTGAAGAATGGGCAAAGGATGTCGACGATGTCTTGTGGCGTCGCTCGAAACTTGGCCTCTATTTTAATGACAAAGAAAAAGAAGCTTTAAGACAATACCTTGAAAAACATAAAACCGTCTAAAAGGTTCGCCGTCTACTGAAGTAAAGCGGGTCAGACTGCAAACCAGGGGAGGAAACATGTCTGATGTGAATACTTTACGTGATGAATGCGTTGCGGAATTTGCCGGCACATTTTTATTTCTGGCCCTCGGAATGGGGTGCGTTGCAGGATTAAAATTGGCCGGCGCCGCTTACGGACAATGGGAAATCAGCATTATTTGGGGGTTGGCTGTCGCACTTGCAGCCTATCTGACAGGGGGTGTTTCGGGGGCTCACCTCAATCCTTCGGTCACTTTTGCACTGGCTTTCTTTGCAAATTTTCCAAAACAAAAAATATTGCCTTACATCATTTCGCAATTCTTGGGTGCGTTTGCCGCAGCCGCCGTTGTCTATGGACTTTACTATAATCTCTTCTCGGCAAAAACACTTGATACAGCCGGTGTTTTTACCACTTTTCCAAATCCACACATCTCACTCCTGCAAGCCTTTATGACAGAGTTTTTTATCACGGCTGTTCTGGTGGCGGTGATTTTAGGTTTGAGTGATGATGGCAACGGTTTACCGCGTGGTGCGCTGGTTGCGTTTCTTGTCGGGGTTCTGGTTGCCGTCATCGGGGGTGCTTTCGGCTCGCTGACGGGATTTGCAATGAATGCCGCACGTGATTTGGTGGAAGACTCTTTGCTTATGTCGCCGGTTGGGGGAATAGTGTCATGACAGGAAATAGGGAAATTCCGTATTTTCTCGTTCCGCTTATTGCTCCTGTCATCGGAGGATGTGTGGGTGCTGCCTTCTATACGAAACTGATCGGCGAGCCTCTTGCCCGCAGACAATCACGATAATTGGCAAAATCATTGCCAAAATAATTGGTCATTTTTCTATAGGACAGGGAGGCTTTTATGGCCGAAAAGAAATATATAGTCGCGTTGGATCAAGGTACGACCAGTTCGCGCACTTTGGTGCTTGATCATGATGCCAACATTGTCAGTGTCGCTCAACGTGAATTTACCCAGATATATCCCCATCCCGGCTGGGTCGAACATGATGCACGCGAGATATGGGCAACACAAAGTTCAACCTTGACGGAGGCTCTCGCAAAAGCCGGCATCAGCTCGGATGAAATTGCAGCAATCGGAATTACCAATCAGCGTGAAACGACCGTTGTTTGGGAAAAAGCAACCGGCAAACCGGTTTATAATGCCATTGTCTGGCAGTGTCGGCGCACCACAGATATTTGTGCAAGACTTAAAAAAGAAGGGCTCGAGGATTACATCAGACAAAATACCGGTCTTGTCATCGACCCTTATTTCTCCGGAACAAAAATCGCCTGGATATTGGAAAATGTGGAGGGTGCAAGGCAGAAAGCCGATAATGGCGAATTGCTCTTCGGCACGATTGATACCTGGCTCATCTGGAATATGACGCAAGGGCGCGTTCACGTTACCGAATATACCAATGCCTCGCGCACTATGCTCTTCAATATCCATAAACTGGACTGGGACGAAACAATGCTCAAAGCATTGAATATTCCCCGTTCCATGCTGCCGGAAGTCAAAGCATCTTCCGAAATCTACGGCCAAACCAATATCGGCGGGCGCGGTGGTACACGTATTCCCATTGCTGGTGCGGCCGGTGACCAGCAGGCAGCATTGTTCGGTCATATCTGTGTTGAAGAAGGGCAGGCCAAAAACACTTACGGAACCGGTTGTTTCATGTTGATGAACACCGGCAAAAAAGCGGTCAAATCAACCCATGGTCTGGTCACAACACTCTGCTGTGACGCACAAGGAAAACCTGCTTATGCTTTGGAAGGCTCGATCTTTGTGGCTGGAGCTGCCATCCAGTGGCTTCGCGACGAACTGAAGTTCTTTACTGATTCTGAAGATTCGGAATATTTTGCCGAAAAAGTGGGAACTTCGAATGGCGTTTATGTGGTGCCGGCATTTACCGGTCTTGGCGCGCCTTATTGGGACCCGTTTGCCCGTGGTGCCATTTTGGGCCTGACAAGGGGCGTCAACCGCAACCATATTACCCGCGCAACTCTGGAATCGATTGCCTATCAGACAAAAGATGTTCTCACCGCCATGTT is a window encoding:
- a CDS encoding MIP/aquaporin family protein, which gives rise to MSDVNTLRDECVAEFAGTFLFLALGMGCVAGLKLAGAAYGQWEISIIWGLAVALAAYLTGGVSGAHLNPSVTFALAFFANFPKQKILPYIISQFLGAFAAAAVVYGLYYNLFSAKTLDTAGVFTTFPNPHISLLQAFMTEFFITAVLVAVILGLSDDGNGLPRGALVAFLVGVLVAVIGGAFGSLTGFAMNAARDLVEDSLLMSPVGGIVS
- the glpK gene encoding glycerol kinase GlpK, coding for MAEKKYIVALDQGTTSSRTLVLDHDANIVSVAQREFTQIYPHPGWVEHDAREIWATQSSTLTEALAKAGISSDEIAAIGITNQRETTVVWEKATGKPVYNAIVWQCRRTTDICARLKKEGLEDYIRQNTGLVIDPYFSGTKIAWILENVEGARQKADNGELLFGTIDTWLIWNMTQGRVHVTEYTNASRTMLFNIHKLDWDETMLKALNIPRSMLPEVKASSEIYGQTNIGGRGGTRIPIAGAAGDQQAALFGHICVEEGQAKNTYGTGCFMLMNTGKKAVKSTHGLVTTLCCDAQGKPAYALEGSIFVAGAAIQWLRDELKFFTDSEDSEYFAEKVGTSNGVYVVPAFTGLGAPYWDPFARGAILGLTRGVNRNHITRATLESIAYQTKDVLTAMLADAKTDLKTLRVDGGAVANNFLMQFQSDILQKPVERPQILEVTAFGSAYLAGLAVGYWSSLDELRKVATIERVFKPSKDVAKQEKRYAGWRKAVERACSWDSVVE